From Crateriforma spongiae, a single genomic window includes:
- a CDS encoding GNAT family N-acetyltransferase has translation MKSNSTRSIRWLAYRVVRRFAIANVSHFYQSPIDTMPRTPTPDSYTIGSCSSKRLREHASELDYAIPERDLEILDAGAAKCFAAFQAESLAGFAWVAFGNIPGEMNHDGKPETGLPIQLSDEAAFVFQVLVLPAYRGRRLYAAILSRMADELQRDGIRHLVLTTEGSNHNALRAVERMQFQKVGQASFFRIGPLSRSTYPTLSKDVGFTIGRYLGDDTAAHSS, from the coding sequence ATGAAGTCTAACTCCACACGCTCGATACGTTGGTTGGCGTATCGAGTAGTCCGGCGTTTTGCGATCGCGAACGTCAGTCACTTCTATCAGTCGCCGATCGACACGATGCCGCGAACGCCAACGCCTGACAGCTACACGATTGGTTCGTGTTCATCCAAACGGCTACGAGAACACGCATCCGAGTTGGATTACGCAATCCCAGAGCGGGACTTGGAAATACTGGACGCCGGTGCAGCCAAATGCTTTGCAGCCTTTCAAGCCGAGTCACTCGCCGGGTTCGCTTGGGTCGCCTTTGGAAACATACCCGGTGAAATGAACCACGACGGCAAGCCCGAAACTGGTCTGCCAATCCAACTCTCCGACGAAGCCGCTTTCGTATTCCAAGTCCTGGTGCTTCCTGCCTACCGAGGACGACGACTGTACGCGGCGATCTTGAGTAGAATGGCCGACGAATTGCAACGCGACGGCATCCGACACCTGGTGCTGACGACCGAAGGATCGAACCACAACGCCCTGCGAGCGGTCGAGCGAATGCAATTCCAAAAAGTCGGCCAAGCATCGTTCTTTCGCATCGGACCACTCAGTCGATCAACCTACCCGACGCTTTCAAAAGATGTTGGATTCACAATCGGACGATATCTCGGCGACGATACCGCAGCCCATTCAAGTTAA